The Cloeon dipterum chromosome X, ieCloDipt1.1, whole genome shotgun sequence genome includes a window with the following:
- the LOC135945348 gene encoding uncharacterized protein LOC135945348, with the protein MAFALSTISKLFTEDVLNKVVQNALQSTGKSDLHIASYQVEPGADKGTGYMGIVYRIRVTLSDGSELTLIGKGMPQNMVRRKTFRSEPFFRKEVMFFNHLAPMLRQLELKQRGEGAKDTFLPISECYYAMSDGENDFLVFQDLKSLGYEMADRISGPTEAQRNSLLHTLAKFHALSFALQTLQPETFSEAVAPIYEPWFAREFSSFYAGYLYKLFGLWHRAVHDQLKGTHYLSRFERLGANQKVFFDNLCDSLRLLQPAVINHGDAWSTNFMFKGHQVMMIDFQLVRYCSAMTDLSMFIFNCTTEEQRAAAGGTEAILKEYYQVLCGAVAQLGLPECPLSWQQLMEQWCVNGLLGFGGCLELVPLSLVESEDVQDLDRVEGNEPIPLDELTQFSELTKPEHKKRLVDLIRLAVDYNMF; encoded by the exons ATGGCGTTTGCGTTGAGCACTATATCGAAGCTATTCACGGAAGACGTCCTGAACAAGGTTGTGCAAAATGCGCTGCAGTCGACAGGAAAGTCAGATTTGCACATCGCAAGTTACCAGGTAGAACCTGGCGCGGATAAAGGGACGGGCTACATGGGCATCGTCTATAGGATCAGGGTGACCCTGTCTGACGGCTCCGAACTGACCCTGATCGGCAAGGGCATGCCGCAGAACATGGTTCGCAGAAAGACCTTTCGCTCCGAACCGTTCTTCCGCAAGGAGGTGATGTTCTTTAATCACCTGGCGCCAATGCTGCGCCAACTGGAACTCAAGCAGAGAGGGGAAGGGGCCAAGGACACCTTCCTGCCCATTTCCGAGTGCTACTATGCTATGAGCGACGGCGAAAACGACTTCCTCGTCTTCCAGGACTTGAAGAGTCTGGGCTACGAAATGGCCGACCGCATCTCAGGACCGACCGAGGCGCAGAGGAATAGTTTGCTCCACACCCTGGCCAAGTTTCACGCGCTCTCCTTCGCCCTACAGACTCTGCAGCCGGAAACGTTCTCGGAAGCGGTGGCGCCGATCTACGAGCCATGGTTCGCGAGGGAATTCAGTTCGTTTTACGCTGGCTACCTTTACAAGCTCTTTGGGCTGTGGCACCGGGCCGTGCATGACCAACTCAAAGGTACCCACTACCTGAGTAGGTTCGAAAGGCTCGGCGCGAaccaaaaagtatttttcgaCAACCTCTGCGACTCGTTGCGCCTTCTGCAGCCTGCTGTGATCAATCATGGCGACGCATGGTCCACCAATTTCATGTTTAAGGGGCACCAGGTGATGATGATCGACTTCCAGTTGGTCAGGTACTGCTCGGCCATGACGGACCTCTCCATGTTTATCTTCAACTGCACCACCGAAGAGCAGAGAGCGGCAGCTGGTGGCACGGAGGCCATTTTGAAGGAGTACTATCAA GTATTGTGCGGGGCCGTGGCTCAACTGGGCTTGCCGGAGTGTCCCTTGAGCTGGCAACAATTAATGGAGCAGTGGTGTGTTAACGGCCTGCTCGGATTTGGTGGCTGTCTCGAGTTGGTTCCTCTGTCGTTGGTCGAGTCGGAAGACGTCCAAGATCTGGACAGGGTGGAAGGGAACGAGCCGATTCCACTTGACGAGTTGACCCAGTTTAGTGAACTGACCAAGCCGGAACACAAAAAGCGACTGGTTGACTTGATTCGGCTGGCGGTCGACTATAATATGTTCTAG
- the LOC135945516 gene encoding uncharacterized protein LOC135945516, translating to MEFKMCVADIISLIILLTIFQSAADEINLATLDHLFKMGEQASGLSGKDEIVMFVGATGVGKSTLSKFVRKDDSLTIQENDQFDCIFTDNEHRVGSNDSMTSKTLYPNVDLDNETNILLVDMPGFQDTRSPEFDLVSTFFSKKIVDNVKRLKVVVVENYANLLLNNQRSAFTTAIKNTASLLKGNVAAFRASVGLIVTKVDTRRNDVHVVNSVRVFLQRTREHFRSRNDSRDESELVDSILQGELIAIFRRPEEVGDPWELETLKKNYVELRQLIFEKLEFSAPLKKLHFSLVPETKTFVKDKRILQNTLARVNRGLNLILQRVGASFRSAVNDDFRPDEAFVNEAMNYSSKVQLAVDQMDTPAKLDSLCRALHVSVRQTFWADLEITMQQIAFFDEVLDKNDSSAESMLAKWKEQFRDEVRSVRSILSLYSSLVSDFDSYPIHTADAAAKLHKLALSFSRFKSQLKTLGFSNKTVRAASSVLTDDSSTQLKWSLQKFIATFAENNSTFREYRNIGTFEGRYITLSRIAQRMELSRDLNTFCVVATRKIFIDCDLHLEDVHLVLIAPVVQVIGDRSIRLTGSDGAPHSAAKASNATFFWSREQGRAGAAGNPGFRSGDFHLLAVEVENAHLLRVSSRGGGGGQGQTGGDGWSTPPRPFPSELKFGGSLRTLNGQCGMARLHYAEVRLQEVKEWVESLPLLLYNQFDAYKTVYITVYNRANESATNGGDGGAAGAAALPGEVVLNVARAHTARNAKLIRENGAQGAVGAGGRPGSNAGSCSYRLYECEWHRGAKWILFMSVREQENMYYCWSNSTGYCASLLPEAYPGRQGNQTELQSSQYKNGPLQLGAALQAACLRMAAFAEARQLLQHVLSTHFFHYGDALNRAIQTEETLLKARFAFQIL from the exons atggagtttaaaatgtgtgttgcTGATATAATATcgctaattattttgttaaccATCTTTCAAAGTGCCGCGGATGAGATAAACCTCGCTACACTAGATCATCTTTTTaag ATGGGCGAGCAGGCGAGCGGTTTGAGTGGTAAAGACGAGATCGTGATGTTTGTTGGTGCCACTGGCGTGGGTAAAAGCACTCTTTCCAAGTTCGTGCGCAAAGACGACTCGCTCACGATTCAAGAAAACGATCAGTTCGACTGCATTTTCACCGACAATGAGCATCGGGTCGGCAGCAATGACAGCATGACTTCAAAAACTCTATACCCCAACGTCGACCTCGACAACGAAACTAACATTTTACTTGTGGACATGCCTGGCTTTCAG GACACGCGCAGCCCTGAATTCGACCTGGTCAGCACATTTTTCAGCAAGAAAATCGTGGACAACGTTAAACGGCTAAAGGTGGTGGTCGTGGAAAACTATGCAAACCTTCTTCTCAACAACCAAAGGTCGGCGTTTACGACGGCCATCAAGAACACGGCCAGCCTGCTCAAAGGAAACGTGGCAGCGTTCAGGGCCTCTGTTGGCTTGATTGTGACTAAGGTGGACACCAGGCGAAACGATGTCCACGTGGTTAACTCCGTCAGGGTGTTCCTGCAAAGGACCCGAGAGCACTTCCGCAGCCGAAACGACAGCAGGGACGAATCAGAGTTGGTCGATAGCATCTTGCAGGGCGAACTCATTGCAATTTTCCGGCGCCCTGAAGAGGTCGGAGACCCCTGGGAGCTGgaaaccctgaaaaagaattacGTTGAACTGCGACAACTCATATTTGAGAAACTTGAGTTCTCCGCGCCGCTGAAGAAGTTACACTTCTCTTTGGTGCCGGAGACAAAGACATTCGTGAAAGATAAACGCATCCTGCAAAATACGCTCGCAAGAGTAAACCGGGGTCTGAATTTAATCCTCCAGAGGGTTGGGGCGAGTTTCCGAAGTGCTGTCAATGACGATTTTCGGCCAGATGAGGCGTTTGTAAACGAGGCGATGAATTATTCATCCAAGGTGCAACTAGCTGTGGACCAAATGGACACTCCCGCCAAATTAGACTCTTTGTGCCGCGCACTCCACGTTAGTGTGAGACAGACCTTTTGGGCTGATTTGGAAATTACGATGCAGCAAATCGCTTTTTTTGATGAGGTACTGGATAAAAACGACAGCTCTGCTGAATCCATGTTGGCAAAGTGGAAGGAGCAATTCCGCGATGAAGTGCGGTCCGTGCGCAGCATTCTCTCCCTTTATTCGAGTTTGGTCTCCGATTTCGACTCGTACCCAATCCATACGGCTGACGCAGCGGCCAAACTCCACAAATTAGCATTGAGCTTCTCAAGGTTCAAGTCGCAACTCAAAACCCTCGGGTTTAGCAACAAAACAGTCAGAGCAGCGTCGTCAGTGTTAACTGACGATTCAAGCACCCAACTCAAGTGGTCTTTGCAGAAGTTTATTGCCACTTTTGCTGAAAACAATTCAACCTTCAGGGAATACAGAAACATTGGCACTTTCGAGGGAAGGTACATCACCCTGAGCAGGATCGCCCAAAGAATGGAATTAAGCCGCGACTTGAACACATTCTGCGTCGTCGCCACGCGGAAAATCTTCATTGACTGTGATCTGCACCTGGAAGACGTGCACCTGGTCCTGATAGCGCCAGTCGTGCAAGTGATCGGCGACAGGTCGATCAGGCTGACGGGCTCCGACGGCGCACCGCACTCGGCTGCCAAAGCGTCCAACGCGACCTTTTTCTGGAGTAGGGAgcagggacgagcgggggctGCCGGCAACCCCGGATTCAGGTCGGGGGATTTCCACCTGCTGGCCGTGGAGGTAGAAAACGCACACCTACTCAGGGTCAGCAGCAGAGGTGGTGGCGGCGGACAAGGCCAGACGGGCGGTGACGGCTGGAGTACGCCGCCGAGACCCTTCCCATCCGAGCTCAAATTCGGCGGATCCTTGCGCACCCTGAATGGTCAGTGCGGCATGGCCAGGTTGCACTACGCCGAGGTGAGGCTGCAAGAGGTCAAGGAGTGGGTTGAAAGCCTGCCCCTGCTGTTGTACAACCAGTTCGACGCCTACAAGACCGTGTACATCACTGTCTACAACCGAGCAAACGAGTCGGCCACCAatggcggcgacggcggcgccgCTGGCGCTGCGGCGCTGCCCGGCGAGGTGGTCCTCAATGTCGCACGTGCCCACACAGCCCGCAATGCCAAACTCATAAGGGAGAACGGCGCCCAAGGAGCTGTCGGGGCTGGCGGCAGGCCCGGCAGTAATGCAGGCAGCTGCTCATACAG gTTGTACGAGTGTGAGTGGCACCGCGGAGCCAAGTGGATTTTGTTCATGAGCGTGCGAGAGCAGGAGAACATGTACTACTGTTGGAGCAACAGCACCGGCTACTGCGCCAGCCTTCTGCCGGAAGCGTACCCTGGCAGACAGGGTAACCAGACCGAGCTGCAGTCCTCGCAGTATAAGAACGGACCTCTGCAGCTTGGCGCCGCGCTTCAGGCCGCTTGCCTCAGGATGGCCGCCTTTGCTGAAGCAAGACAGCTCCTCCAGCATGTCTTGTCCACGCACTTCTTCCACTATGGCGACGCCCTGAATCGAGCCATCCAAACGGAGGAAACACTTCTCAAAGCTCGATTTGCGTTTCAAATTCtctaa